One Jannaschia sp. GRR-S6-38 genomic window carries:
- a CDS encoding M16 family metallopeptidase produces the protein MSCLRPLTLAAFLAAPLPALAAVEIQEVTSPGGITAWLVEEPSIPFVAIDLRFEGGASLDLPGKRGATNLMTATLEEGAGDRDARQFAEAVEDIAARFSFDASADAVSIGAEFLTETRADAVSLLRDALTRPLFAEADVDRVREQVLANIAADANDPDAIASRTLAALSFPEHPYGSPMDGTVETVSSLTPDDLRAAHRNALTRDRLFVGVTGDITAAELGPLLDDLLAGLPETGGPELGPAENMAEGGVTVVDFPVPQSSVIFGHEGIGFDDPDYFAAYILNHILGGAGFEARLMEEVREKRGLTYGIGTYLAARDHAAQLLGQFSSSNDKAAQAVEIVRAEWARMAAEGVTETELAEAKTYLTGAYPLRFDGNSRIAGILVGMQSLGLPIDYIATRNDRIEAVTQDEIARVAARILQPDALHFVVVGRPEGLETTGF, from the coding sequence ATGAGCTGTCTTCGCCCGCTGACCCTGGCCGCCTTCCTGGCGGCCCCCCTGCCGGCGCTGGCCGCCGTCGAGATCCAGGAGGTCACCTCGCCCGGCGGCATCACCGCCTGGCTGGTTGAGGAGCCGTCGATCCCCTTCGTCGCCATCGACCTGCGCTTCGAGGGCGGCGCCAGCCTCGACCTGCCCGGCAAGCGCGGCGCGACCAACCTGATGACCGCCACGCTGGAAGAAGGCGCGGGCGACCGCGACGCCCGTCAGTTCGCCGAGGCGGTCGAGGATATCGCCGCGCGGTTCAGCTTTGACGCCAGCGCCGACGCGGTGTCGATCGGGGCGGAGTTCCTGACCGAGACGCGCGCCGATGCGGTGTCGCTGCTGCGCGATGCGTTGACCCGGCCGCTCTTCGCCGAGGCCGACGTGGACCGCGTGCGCGAGCAGGTTCTGGCCAATATTGCTGCGGATGCGAACGATCCCGACGCCATCGCCTCGCGGACGTTGGCCGCGCTGTCCTTCCCCGAGCATCCCTACGGCTCGCCCATGGACGGCACGGTCGAGACGGTGTCGTCGCTGACGCCCGACGACCTGCGCGCGGCGCATCGCAACGCGCTGACCCGCGACCGGCTCTTCGTGGGCGTGACCGGCGACATCACCGCCGCCGAGCTGGGGCCGCTGCTGGACGATCTGCTGGCGGGCCTGCCCGAGACCGGCGGACCGGAGTTGGGGCCGGCGGAGAACATGGCCGAGGGCGGCGTGACCGTGGTCGATTTCCCGGTGCCGCAGAGTTCGGTCATCTTCGGGCATGAGGGGATCGGCTTCGACGATCCCGATTACTTCGCGGCCTATATCCTGAACCACATCCTGGGCGGCGCGGGCTTCGAGGCCCGACTGATGGAGGAAGTCCGTGAGAAGCGCGGGCTGACCTACGGCATCGGCACCTACCTGGCGGCGCGCGACCACGCGGCGCAGCTTCTGGGGCAGTTCTCGTCCTCCAACGACAAGGCCGCGCAGGCGGTCGAGATCGTGCGCGCGGAATGGGCGCGGATGGCCGCAGAGGGTGTGACCGAGACCGAGCTCGCCGAGGCCAAGACCTATCTGACGGGCGCCTATCCGCTGCGCTTCGACGGCAATTCGCGGATCGCGGGCATCCTGGTGGGGATGCAGTCGCTGGGCCTGCCCATCGATTACATCGCCACACGCAACGATCGCATCGAGGCGGTCACGCAGGACGAGATCGCCCGCGTCGCGGCGCGGATCTTGCAGCCGGATGCGCTGCATTTCGTGGTGGTGGGCCGGCCCGAGGGGTTGGAGACGACCGGGTTCTGA